A stretch of DNA from Candidatus Pseudomonas phytovorans:
GCACATCGAGCGCGTGCTCAAGGCTGAAGAAGAGCAGTTCGCCAAGACCCTGGAGCAAGGCCTGCGCATCCTCGAGCAGGACCTGGCCCAGCTGAAAGGCGACGTGGTACCGGGCGACGTGGTGTTCAAGCTGTATGACACCTACGGCTTCCCGATGGACCTGACTGCCGACATCGCCCGTGAGCGCGAGCTGACCATCGACGAAGCCGGTTTCGAGCGCGAGATGGACGCCCAGCGTGAGCGTGCGCGCTCCGCCAGCGCCTTTGGCATGGACTACAACAGTGTGGTCAAGGTCGACAGCGCCACCGAGTTCCTCGGCTACGACACCACCGAAGGCCAGGGCAAGATCATCGCCCTGTACAAGGACGGCCAGGCCGTCGACCAACTGGGTGAAGGCGAGCAGGGCGTGGTCGTGCTCGACCGCACGCCGTTTTACGCCGAATCCGGTGGCCAGGTGGGTGACACCGGCTTCCTGCAAGCCGGCGCTGCACGCTTCGACGTGCGCGACACCACCAAGACCGGCGGTGCCTTCCTGCACCACGGTGTGGTTGCCAGCGGTGCGCTGGTGATCGGTTCGCCAGTCGAGGCCAAAGTCGATGCCGATGTGCAGCACGCCACCTCGTTGAACCACTCCGCCACCCACCTGCTGCACGAAGCGCTGCGCCAGGTGCTGGGCGAGCACGTACAACAGAAGGGCTCGCTGGTCGACAGCCAGCGCCTGCGCTTTGACTTCAGCCACTTCGAGGCGGTCAAGCCAGAGCAGATCAAGCAGCTGGAAGACATCGTCAACCGCGAAGTGCGCAAGAATACGCCGGTGACAACCGAACTGACCGACATCGAAACCGCCAAGGCCAAAGGTGCCATGGCGCTGTTCGGCGAGAAGTACGGCGACACCGTACGTGTACTGAGCATGGGGGGTGATTTCTCGGTGGAGCTGTGTGGCGGCATCCACGCCAAGCGCACCGGTGACATCAGCCTGTTCAAGATCATCAGCGAAGGCGGCGTGGCCTCTGGCGTGCGCCGTATCGAAGCAGTGACCGGCGCCGCTGCGCTGGCCTACCTGAACGCTGCCGAAGAGCAGGTCAAGGAAGCCGCGCAACTGGTCAAAGGTAACCGCGACAACCTGATCGACAAGCTGTCGGCTGTGCTCGAGCGCAACCGCCAGTTGGAGAAGCAGCTGGAACAGCTGCAGGCCAAGGCCGCCAGCGCCGCCGGAGATGATCTCTCCAATGCGGCCGTTGAGGTCAAGGGTGCCAAGGTCCTCGCCGCCCGCCTGGATGGGCAGGATGGCAAGGCCCTGCTGGCCCTGGTCGATCAGCTGAAGAACAAGCTCGGCCACGCAGTGATCCTGCTGGGCAGCGAGCATGAGGGCAAGGTCGTGCTGGTGGCCGGCGTGACCAAGGACCTCTCCAGCCAACTCAAGGCTGGCGATCTGATGAAACAAGCCGCTGCGGCGGTGGGTGGCAAGGGCGGTGGCCGTCCGGACATGGCCCAGGGTGGTGGCGTTGACGTCGCTGCACTGGACCAGGCCCTGGCGCTGGCCGTGCCATTCGCAGAGCAGGGACTTTGAGATGAAGGGGCCGGCGGTCTAGTCGCCGGCCTCTTCATGTTGGATTGTTTTTTGGGGCCCTGTATGGGCTGAGGCACCATTGAAATGGCGTTGATCGTACAGAAATTTGGCGGCACCTCTGTCGGTTCCATCGAGCGGATCGAGCAGGTAGCCGAAAAGGTCAAGAAACACCGTGAAGCGGGCGACGACCTGGTGGTTGTGCTGTCGGCCATGAGCGGTGAAACCAATCGCCTGATCGAGTTGGCCAAGCAGATTACCGATCAGCCTGTTCCGCGTGAACTGGACGTGATCGTGTCGACCGGTGAGCAGGTCACCATTGCCCTGCTGACCATGGCCTTGATCAAGCGTGGTGTGCCAGCGGTGTCCTACACCGGCAACCAGGTGCGCATTCTTACCGACAGCTCGCACAACAAAGCGCGCATCCTGCAGATCGACGACCAGAAGATTCGCGCCGACCTCAAGGAAGGCCGCGTGGTTGTGGTTGCAGGCTTCCAGGGCGTCGACGAGCACGGCAGCATCACCACCCTGGGCCGTGGCGGCTCCGACACCACGGGCGTGGCCCTGGCGGCGGCGCTGAAAGCTGACGAGTGCCAGATCTACACCGACGTCGATGGCGTCTACACCACTGACCCGCGCGTTGTGCCACAGGCCCGACGCCTGGAGAAGATCACCTTCGAAGAGATGCTGGAAATGGCCAGCCTTGGGTCCAAGGTGCTGCAGATCCGTTCGGTGGAGTTCGCCGGCAAGTACAACGTTCCGCTGCGC
This window harbors:
- the alaS gene encoding alanine--tRNA ligase codes for the protein MKSAEIREAFLRFFEEQGHTRVASSSLIPNNDPTLLFTNAGMNQFKDCFLGAEKRAYTRAVSSQKCVRAGGKHNDLENVGYTARHHTFFEMLGNFSFGDYFKRDAITFAWTFLTSEQWLNLPKEKLWVTVYATDDEAYDIWTKEVGVPAERMVRIGDNKGAPYASDNFWTMGDTGPCGPCTEIFYDHGADIWGGPPGSPEEDGDRYIEIWNNVFMQFNRTADGVLHPLPAPSVDTGMGLERVSAVLQHVHSNYEIDLFQNLLAAAAKAIGCNNDGQASLKVVADHIRSCGFLIADGVLPSNEGRGYVLRRIIRRACRHGNKLGAKGSFFYQIVAALAAEMGEAFPELKSQQAHIERVLKAEEEQFAKTLEQGLRILEQDLAQLKGDVVPGDVVFKLYDTYGFPMDLTADIARERELTIDEAGFEREMDAQRERARSASAFGMDYNSVVKVDSATEFLGYDTTEGQGKIIALYKDGQAVDQLGEGEQGVVVLDRTPFYAESGGQVGDTGFLQAGAARFDVRDTTKTGGAFLHHGVVASGALVIGSPVEAKVDADVQHATSLNHSATHLLHEALRQVLGEHVQQKGSLVDSQRLRFDFSHFEAVKPEQIKQLEDIVNREVRKNTPVTTELTDIETAKAKGAMALFGEKYGDTVRVLSMGGDFSVELCGGIHAKRTGDISLFKIISEGGVASGVRRIEAVTGAAALAYLNAAEEQVKEAAQLVKGNRDNLIDKLSAVLERNRQLEKQLEQLQAKAASAAGDDLSNAAVEVKGAKVLAARLDGQDGKALLALVDQLKNKLGHAVILLGSEHEGKVVLVAGVTKDLSSQLKAGDLMKQAAAAVGGKGGGRPDMAQGGGVDVAALDQALALAVPFAEQGL
- a CDS encoding aspartate kinase codes for the protein MALIVQKFGGTSVGSIERIEQVAEKVKKHREAGDDLVVVLSAMSGETNRLIELAKQITDQPVPRELDVIVSTGEQVTIALLTMALIKRGVPAVSYTGNQVRILTDSSHNKARILQIDDQKIRADLKEGRVVVVAGFQGVDEHGSITTLGRGGSDTTGVALAAALKADECQIYTDVDGVYTTDPRVVPQARRLEKITFEEMLEMASLGSKVLQIRSVEFAGKYNVPLRVLHSFKEGPGTLITIDEEESMEQPIISGIAFNRDEAKLTIRGVPDTPGVAFKILGPISAANIEVDMIVQNVAHDNTTDFTFTVHRNEYENAQRVLENTAREIGAREVIGDTKIAKVSIVGVGMRSHAGVASRMFEALAKETINIQMISTSEIKVSVVIEEKYLELAVRALHTAFELDAPARQGE